From a region of the Daphnia pulicaria isolate SC F1-1A chromosome 1, SC_F0-13Bv2, whole genome shotgun sequence genome:
- the LOC124346300 gene encoding probable tyrosyl-DNA phosphodiesterase, translated as MDMKDCKYGSTCFRRNKHHFLEFSHPIIEKIALQINNGEIEAVMSQELKPNLLEQAQLVAVLMESGELILDDRRKMEISGEKTGVKRNASAMAQSDNEAEIEENSSQQKEKRIKATAIDENIPSHAKMTDDVGSSTKMVVNEKLNPLQKIEASAPVCYFLSSIENVPETWDQSLTLTFSDLLHPSLGVLQESVQFNFMVELGWLLAQYCQHKVQRKPMLVIYGTESEELAAAQSRVPTLHTIRVKPKYPFGSHHTKMSMMSYEDGNLRIVVHTGNLIESDWEDRTQGLWISPSCPPLSSKDNEKIGDGDSITGFKRDLVRYLESYSLSALKPWIEKIRQADMSSIKVCFIPSSPGSHAIQSEANEKVPKWGHLHLSWLLQQHASSEANETIIMQCSSIGSLGPSPSSWLAGELGVSMAAASGVTKLGQKNVQVVYPCFEDVKSSIHGLLGGGCLPYSHQGHNKQTWFTGFLHKWRSDSRLRTTAMPHIKSYARVSSDMSRASFFVLTSANVSKAAWGMRTSKDSKLMIQSFEAGVLFLPKFLFGETTFFELGKQLCLPYDLPLTKYGVGDEPWFIDNLR; from the exons ATGGATATGAAAGATTGTAAATACGGGTCAACGTGTTTTCGGCGAAATAAACATCATTTCCTTGAGTTTTCTCACCCAATTA ttgaaaaaatagcATTACAAATAAACAATGGAGAAATCGAAGCTGTAATGTCTCAAGAATTAAAACCAAACCTTCTGGAGCAAGCACAACTTGTCGCTGTGCTCATGGAAAGTGGGGAATTAATTCTTGATGACAGAAGGAAGATGGAAATCTCTGGTGAAAAAACTGGAGTGAAGCGTAATGCCTCTGCAATGGCACAAAGTGACAATGAGGCAGAGATAGAAGAAAATAGCAgccaacagaaagaaaaaagaatca AAGCAACAGCTATTGATGAAAATATTCCTTCCCACGCTAAGATGACAGATGATGTTGGTTCCTCAACCAAAATGGTTGTCAATGAAAAACTTAACCCTTTACAAAAGATTGAAGCTTCTGCTCCTGTTTGCTATTTCCTTAGCTCTATAGAAAATGTACCTGAAACTTGGGACCAGTCTCTTACCTTAACATTTAGTGATTTGCTCCATCCTTCACTTGGTGTGTTGCAAGAATCAGTACAATTTAACTTCATGGTGGAGCTTGGTTGGCTACTTGCTCAGTATTGTCAGCATAAAGTCCA AAGGAAGCCAATGCTCGTGATTTACGGAACTGAATCCGAAGAGCTAGCTGCCGCTCAAAGTCGAGTGCCAACGCTTCACACGATCAGAGTCAAACCTAAATATCCATTTGGTAGCCACCACAC GAAAATGTCCATGATGTCCTACGAAGACGGAAATTTGCGAATCGTTGTTCATACGGGTAACCTTATTGAATCTGATTGGGAAGACCGTACACAAG GCCTTTGGATTAGTCCGTCTTGTCCACCTTTGTCATCAAAAGACAACGAGAAGATCGGAGATGGTGATTCTATAACTGGTTTCAAAAGGGATCTTGTTCGTTATTTAGAATCCTATTCACTTTCCGCTTTGAAGCCTTGGATAGAAAAAATTCGCCAGGCTGACATGTCTAGTATTAA AGTTTGTTTTATCCCATCTTCGCCGGGATCTCATGCCATTCAATCAGAAGCCAATGAAAAAGTGCCGAAATGGGGACATCTTCACTTGTCTTGGCTATTGCAACAGCATGCTTCGTCTGAGGCAAATGAGACCATTATCATGCAATGTTCTTCGATTGGTTCGCTCGGTCCATCACCCAGCAGCTGGCTTGCAGGCGAGTTAGGTGTATCCATGGCTGCTGCTTCCGGTGTCACCAAACTCGGCCAGAAAAATGTCCAAGTA GTTTACCCGTGCTTCGAAGATGTCAAATCCAGTATTCACGGGTTACTTGGTGGAGGCTGTTTACCATACTCACATCAAGgccacaacaaacaaacatggtTCACAGGATTCCTCCA TAAATGGCGTAGTGACAGCAGACTCCGAACAACG GCAATGCCTCACATTAAATCTTATGCTCGTGTCAGCAGTGATATGAGCAGAGCTTCTTTTTTCGTACTTACCAGTGCGAACGTTTCAAAA GCCGCTTGGGGGATGAGGACCAGCAAGGATTCCAAATTGATGATTCAATCGTTTGAAGCTGGTGTCCTGTTCTTACCCAAATTTCTT tTTGGTGAAACGACTTTCTTCGAACTCGGGAAGCAACTCTGTCTTCCATACGATTTACCGTTGACGAAATATGGTGTGGGTGACGAACCTTGGTTCATTGATAACCTGCGCTAA
- the LOC124349368 gene encoding high mobility group protein DSP1-like, which yields MPRAKADANKPRGRMTAYAFFVQTCREEHKKKHPDENVVFSEFSKKCAERWKTMSDKEKKRFQEMAERDKVRFDDEMRHYEPADKGAGRGRKRKQVKDPNAPKRSLSAFFWFCNDERGNVKAAHPEYTVGDIAKDLGRQWGEVDESTKSKYEAMAEKDKARYERENNAYKKKLKGEAEEDDDEDDDDDDE from the exons ATGCCACGTGCTAAGGCTGATGCTAACAAACCCCGTGGCCGCATGACGGCCTATGCTTTCTTCGTCCAGACGTGCCGCGAAGAGCACAAGAAAAAGCACCCTGATGAGAATGTTGTCTTCTCTGAATTCTCCAAGAAGTGTGCTGAGCGATGGAAG ACAATGAGTGataaggagaagaaaaggttCCAGGAAATGGCTGAGCGTGACAAGGTCCGCTTTGATGATGAAATGAGGCACTATGAACCTGCTGACAAAGGTGCTGGTAGAGGCCGTAAACGCAAGCAAGTCAAGGACCCAAATGCTCCCAAGCGCTCACTCTCAGCATTCTTTTG GTTTTGCAATGATGAACGTGGCAATGTAAAAGCTGCTCACCCTGAATACACTGTTGGAGATATCGCCAAAGATCTTGGCAGACAGTGGGGAGAGGTTGATGAGTCTACAAAGTCAAAGTACGAGGCCATGGCTGAAAAGGATAAAGCTCGCTAcgagagg GAAAACAACGCctacaagaagaaattgaagggTGAAgccgaagaagatgatgatgaagacgatgacgatgatgacGAGTAA